A window of Mucilaginibacter paludis DSM 18603 contains these coding sequences:
- a CDS encoding cytochrome-c peroxidase, with translation MKAKGIVFFVLLTFITVNTAFNYGFKGINYGIAADSVRFAVPANFPRPVYDFKDNSITSNGFKLGRILFYDPIISKDKSISCANCHQSFAAFANLDHAVSHGVDECMGTRNAPPLFNLAWQKEFMWDGGVHHIEVSPMNAMTNPCEMATDLNTIVSRLQQTTAYPVLFKAAFGTTEINSQRTFRALAQFTSMLVSANSKYDKYIRKEKGGDFTEDETAGYALFKQKCSTCHQEPLFTDLSYRSNGLDLKPDDIGRDSITHLETDRGKFRVPSLRNIELTSPYMHDGRFETLKEVLAHYNSGVKPAANLDPALHQNNVYGISLTTLEQHQLIAFLKTLTDRDFVNDKRFQAPE, from the coding sequence ATGAAAGCTAAGGGAATTGTCTTTTTCGTGCTGCTTACATTTATCACTGTCAATACGGCATTCAATTATGGGTTTAAGGGAATTAATTATGGCATCGCAGCCGATAGCGTTCGCTTCGCCGTGCCTGCCAATTTCCCTAGACCTGTATATGATTTTAAAGACAATTCCATAACCAGCAATGGATTTAAGTTGGGCAGAATATTATTCTACGATCCGATCATATCCAAAGACAAGTCCATTTCCTGCGCGAATTGCCACCAGTCTTTTGCCGCTTTTGCAAACCTCGACCATGCCGTTAGTCATGGTGTTGATGAATGCATGGGTACAAGAAATGCGCCGCCTTTATTTAACCTGGCCTGGCAAAAGGAATTTATGTGGGATGGCGGTGTACATCATATCGAAGTGTCGCCCATGAACGCGATGACCAACCCCTGCGAAATGGCGACCGACCTGAATACTATTGTCAGCAGATTACAGCAAACGACGGCTTACCCGGTTTTATTTAAAGCCGCCTTTGGAACAACGGAGATCAATTCACAGCGCACGTTCAGGGCATTGGCACAGTTCACCAGTATGCTTGTTTCCGCAAATTCAAAGTATGATAAGTATATCAGGAAAGAAAAAGGCGGCGATTTTACCGAGGACGAAACGGCGGGTTATGCATTATTCAAACAAAAATGCAGCACCTGTCACCAGGAACCGTTATTTACTGACTTGTCTTACCGCAGTAACGGCCTTGACCTGAAACCTGATGATATTGGCCGGGACAGCATCACTCACCTGGAAACAGACCGGGGTAAATTCCGTGTTCCGTCCCTGCGCAACATCGAACTGACCAGCCCTTACATGCACGACGGCAGGTTTGAGACATTAAAAGAAGTATTAGCCCATTATAATTCTGGGGTAAAGCCGGCTGCAAATCTTGACCCCGCTTTACATCAAAACAATGTTTACGGTATCAGTCTGACGACACTTGAACAACACCAGCTGATCGCCTTTCTTAAAACCTTAACCGACCGGGACTTTGTAAACGATAAGCGTTTCCAGGCACCGGAATAA
- a CDS encoding TonB-dependent receptor yields the protein MKFLYTFLILLFTLPAIGQTIKGNIISSDGEPLSNISVKLEGTSNGTRTEENGDFVLRNIKPGTYTLIASGIGYTASKQNLIVISGKNNFLTLELNKATQQLSEVVIGSRKNRQRDKASSITSKLPLSNIENPQVINTVSNQVITEQAATDLNSIVKNIPGVVKGWSSVSAYYTSRGFNTRNYIRNGVAGYVTADMDMANVEQLVAVKGPSGTLFGSTLVSFGGLLNRITKKPFDTTHVEIGYQAGSYDLNRFTADINTPLNKDKTVLLRVNAAQHYEGSFQDAGFIRSTFIAPSLFYKASDRLSFSLDAEFYNRESTSLPQITPVGPIQAGSTKTWASNPSQLPLEYKRSYGNNSVTLKDPNRSIYGQVNYKISDQWTSQTNLIRTSAENTDNYLTFTLLKGDSSLVRNVSNYPTSLFTISQVQQNFIGDFSIGKVRNRLVVGLEFYQNASAFSSNALNGRAGRKAFDTLSIKHAMPNYELISPASIANKLNGLAATYSSSKLNTYAAYASDVVNITDRLSAMLSLRVDRFNNSGTTNITTNVTTGNYDQMAFAPKFGLVYQVVKDRVSLFGNYNNGFQNVAPTTQPDGTISTFKPQYANQLEGGIKAELAHDLLSATVSYYSIKVENTLRPDVTRPTFTVQEGSQFSKGVEIDLYSRPITGLLINAGFAYNDSQLTSADGTVNGLRPVNSGPDKTVNFYASYSLPFSDLQGLGVGFGGNYASRNLIVNNTTNGQFYLNSYTLLNSAVFYNRPRYRFGLNVDNLANKQFYNGGFGTITPGMLRRYIATLTLKF from the coding sequence ATGAAATTTTTATATACTTTTTTAATCTTATTATTTACTTTACCCGCCATTGGGCAAACCATTAAAGGCAACATAATATCCTCTGATGGAGAGCCTTTAAGCAATATCAGCGTTAAACTGGAAGGAACCAGTAACGGCACCCGAACCGAAGAGAACGGAGATTTTGTATTGCGTAATATCAAACCGGGCACTTATACCCTAATTGCTTCAGGCATCGGCTACACCGCCAGCAAACAAAACCTGATCGTAATTTCCGGGAAGAATAATTTTCTAACCCTTGAACTGAACAAGGCCACGCAGCAGCTTTCGGAAGTTGTTATCGGTAGCCGCAAGAACCGCCAGCGGGATAAGGCCAGCAGCATTACTTCAAAGTTGCCCTTGAGCAATATTGAGAATCCGCAGGTCATCAATACCGTCTCAAATCAGGTCATCACCGAGCAGGCTGCTACCGACCTGAACAGCATCGTCAAAAACATTCCCGGTGTGGTGAAAGGCTGGTCATCGGTATCAGCATATTATACGAGCCGTGGGTTTAATACCCGTAATTATATCCGTAACGGGGTGGCAGGCTACGTAACCGCCGATATGGACATGGCCAACGTCGAGCAATTGGTTGCCGTAAAAGGCCCATCAGGGACTTTATTCGGTAGTACTTTGGTTTCTTTTGGTGGCTTACTCAACCGCATTACTAAAAAGCCTTTTGATACGACCCATGTGGAGATCGGCTACCAGGCAGGCAGCTATGACCTGAACCGTTTTACAGCCGATATCAATACGCCGCTGAACAAGGACAAAACGGTCTTATTACGCGTAAACGCTGCCCAGCATTACGAGGGTAGTTTCCAGGATGCAGGATTTATCCGCAGCACCTTTATCGCACCAAGCCTTTTTTATAAAGCCAGCGACCGCCTGAGCTTTTCGCTCGACGCGGAGTTTTATAACCGTGAGAGCACTTCTTTACCGCAGATCACACCAGTCGGCCCGATCCAGGCAGGTTCAACTAAAACATGGGCCAGTAACCCGTCACAATTGCCTTTGGAATACAAGCGTTCTTATGGCAATAACAGCGTAACGCTGAAAGATCCGAACCGCAGCATCTACGGACAGGTGAATTATAAAATCAGTGACCAGTGGACTTCTCAAACTAACCTGATCCGTACCAGCGCGGAGAACACAGACAACTACTTAACTTTTACGCTGCTGAAAGGTGACAGTTCCTTAGTGCGCAATGTGTCCAATTATCCGACCAGCTTGTTTACCATCAGCCAGGTTCAGCAAAACTTTATCGGCGATTTTAGTATCGGCAAGGTTCGTAACCGCCTGGTCGTTGGTTTAGAGTTCTATCAGAATGCATCCGCCTTTTCATCCAATGCCCTGAATGGCAGAGCTGGCCGGAAAGCGTTTGACACGTTAAGCATCAAGCATGCGATGCCGAATTATGAACTGATCAGCCCGGCAAGTATTGCTAATAAACTGAACGGCCTTGCCGCAACGTATTCCTCATCAAAACTGAATACCTACGCGGCCTATGCTTCGGATGTAGTAAATATTACTGACCGCTTATCGGCTATGCTTAGTCTAAGGGTTGACCGTTTCAATAATAGCGGAACAACCAATATAACGACTAACGTAACCACCGGCAATTATGACCAGATGGCTTTCGCGCCGAAGTTTGGCTTAGTTTACCAAGTCGTGAAAGACCGGGTATCCCTGTTTGGAAACTACAATAACGGATTTCAGAATGTGGCACCGACAACCCAGCCGGACGGAACCATTTCAACGTTCAAACCGCAGTATGCAAATCAGCTCGAAGGCGGTATCAAAGCGGAACTGGCGCATGACCTGTTAAGTGCTACCGTCAGCTATTACAGCATCAAGGTAGAAAACACGTTAAGGCCGGACGTAACCCGCCCGACCTTTACCGTACAGGAAGGTTCGCAATTCAGCAAAGGCGTGGAAATAGACCTGTATTCAAGGCCCATAACGGGCTTATTGATCAATGCAGGGTTTGCTTACAACGACAGCCAGTTAACTTCTGCCGATGGTACGGTGAATGGGTTACGTCCCGTTAATTCAGGGCCGGATAAAACGGTTAACTTTTACGCCAGTTACAGCCTACCGTTCTCAGACCTGCAAGGTTTGGGTGTTGGCTTTGGCGGTAACTATGCCAGCCGTAACCTGATCGTCAATAACACCACCAACGGGCAATTTTACCTGAACAGCTATACGCTGCTTAACAGCGCCGTGTTTTATAACCGTCCGCGCTACCGTTTTGGCCTTAATGTAGATAACCTGGCGAACAAGCAATTCTACAACGGCGGCTTCGGTACGATCACGCCGGGTATGCTGCGCAGGTATATCGCCACTTTAACCCTTAAATTTTAA
- a CDS encoding DUF3347 domain-containing protein produces MKTLKTTALFLAMAVLSILTVKAQNAQTKPINTVITNYLSLKDALVSGDGTVAEAKAKTLLASIGEVPKTGLSADEAALLPKLEFDSRHISEVNKIDHQREHFASLSNNLYTLVKKLKVNNSVLYRQYCTMTKRYFLSDSDKGKDPYMGMANCSKVTETLPAAKK; encoded by the coding sequence ATGAAAACGTTAAAAACAACAGCTTTATTTTTAGCAATGGCAGTGCTATCCATCCTAACCGTTAAAGCACAAAACGCCCAAACAAAACCCATCAATACGGTGATTACCAATTACCTTTCGCTGAAAGATGCCTTAGTAAGTGGTGATGGCACGGTGGCCGAGGCTAAAGCTAAAACTTTGCTGGCATCAATTGGCGAAGTGCCTAAAACAGGTCTAAGCGCTGATGAAGCCGCCTTACTACCCAAACTGGAGTTTGACAGCAGGCATATCAGCGAAGTGAACAAGATCGATCATCAGCGCGAACACTTCGCCAGCCTTTCCAACAACCTGTACACTTTGGTTAAAAAACTGAAAGTTAATAATAGCGTGCTTTACCGCCAGTACTGCACCATGACCAAACGTTATTTCCTAAGTGATTCTGATAAAGGAAAAGATCCCTACATGGGTATGGCTAATTGCAGCAAGGTCACCGAAACTTTGCCTGCGGCTAAAAAATAG
- a CDS encoding IS110 family RNA-guided transposase, which yields MKQQVIEDVNIMPQLDKACGLDMHKDKIVGFISGKDGSNQEFMEFGTYTCELKKIRDWLQENDIHHCLMESTGIYWMSLHAILTEAGIEVIVANPVHIKQIPKRKTDRKDAKWLCTLLLHGLIRPSFMPDSTQRIIRDYCGNRLFYTWQLNQIRNRLLKILESNNIKLRSVISSIHTLSAMDMIRLLAKGVTDQEQLLSCARGKVIKKKEQLIKALDVTLQTYHHTQLQMLLEDYDHVQKQVDFLDKSITEIIIEHYAQAFECLDSISGIGVKSAEIIISETGKDMSRCPTADHFTAWCGIAPGNNESAGKRKNTAIKKGNSYLRVAIVGAAWAAVRMKESYWHALFDKLRKRMKAQKAIVAVARRLLKVVYNTLETLTIYKEKGIAHFVDLQAKAALYNNAKLSWPQSNID from the coding sequence ATGAAACAGCAAGTTATTGAAGATGTAAACATTATGCCTCAATTAGACAAAGCTTGTGGTCTTGACATGCACAAAGATAAGATCGTCGGCTTTATCTCCGGGAAAGATGGTAGCAATCAGGAGTTTATGGAGTTCGGCACTTATACCTGTGAACTCAAAAAGATCAGAGATTGGTTACAAGAGAATGATATTCACCACTGCCTGATGGAAAGCACGGGCATTTATTGGATGAGCTTACATGCCATACTTACAGAAGCAGGTATCGAAGTCATTGTTGCAAATCCTGTTCACATTAAGCAAATACCTAAGCGAAAAACTGATCGCAAGGATGCCAAATGGCTTTGTACATTATTACTACACGGTTTAATTAGACCAAGTTTTATGCCTGATAGTACCCAGCGCATAATCAGAGATTATTGCGGTAATCGCCTTTTTTATACATGGCAGCTCAACCAAATAAGGAACCGCCTACTGAAGATACTGGAAAGCAATAACATCAAACTTCGCTCTGTTATCAGTTCGATTCATACTTTATCAGCTATGGATATGATACGACTGTTGGCAAAAGGTGTCACAGATCAGGAACAATTGCTAAGTTGTGCCAGAGGCAAAGTAATTAAAAAGAAAGAACAGTTGATCAAAGCATTAGATGTTACGTTGCAAACCTATCATCATACTCAACTGCAAATGTTATTAGAAGATTATGATCATGTTCAAAAGCAAGTCGACTTTTTAGATAAGTCAATTACTGAAATTATCATTGAGCATTATGCACAAGCATTCGAATGCCTTGATAGCATCAGCGGCATTGGTGTTAAATCAGCCGAAATCATTATTAGCGAAACAGGAAAAGATATGAGCCGTTGTCCAACAGCTGATCATTTTACCGCCTGGTGCGGTATAGCTCCCGGTAACAACGAGAGTGCAGGTAAGCGAAAAAACACTGCAATAAAAAAAGGTAACAGTTATTTAAGAGTTGCAATTGTTGGTGCGGCTTGGGCCGCTGTTCGAATGAAAGAATCTTACTGGCATGCTTTGTTTGATAAATTACGGAAACGAATGAAAGCGCAGAAAGCTATAGTTGCCGTCGCAAGAAGGTTGCTTAAAGTTGTGTATAATACATTAGAAACGCTAACTATTTACAAAGAGAAGGGCATTGCTCACTTCGTAGACTTGCAGGCTAAAGCAGCTTTGTATAATAACGCGAAGCTGTCGTGGCCTCAAAGCAATATTGATTAA
- a CDS encoding DJ-1/PfpI family protein, translating into MKRLFFAATLILMVAACKDKSKDTATATTKNHEQQMADILPEPKVQIKTIGILLYDNYAVLDAMGPYHVLSELMGAKVFFVGRHKGLITTGGGMKVQCDTSINEVKQLDILVIPGGLNETFTATKDTALLNWIKAIDVHSKYTTSVCTGAWILASTGLLKGHEATTHWFGKQILKDQFGITAEDKRYVQSGKYWTSAGVSAGIDMSLGLINEIMGEKYTQTVMLDLEYDPQPPVKGGSEHNTDKAIVESVRTMYNSALQPLLHPETVSAKAKIDNDKDPVCGMALAGYADTVHYKGKIIGFCSARCKAGFQRNPTAYEIHTIK; encoded by the coding sequence ATGAAAAGACTATTTTTTGCAGCAACTCTCATTTTGATGGTGGCCGCGTGTAAAGACAAATCAAAAGACACAGCAACGGCCACGACAAAAAACCATGAGCAACAAATGGCAGATATACTTCCTGAACCTAAAGTGCAGATCAAGACAATAGGCATCCTCCTTTATGATAACTATGCGGTTTTGGATGCGATGGGGCCTTACCATGTATTGAGTGAACTCATGGGCGCTAAAGTGTTCTTTGTGGGTCGTCATAAAGGATTGATCACCACCGGTGGCGGTATGAAGGTGCAATGTGATACCTCCATTAACGAAGTCAAGCAATTGGATATCCTGGTTATACCCGGCGGCCTGAATGAAACCTTTACCGCCACGAAAGATACCGCTTTGCTGAACTGGATAAAGGCGATAGATGTCCACTCCAAATACACCACCAGCGTTTGTACAGGTGCCTGGATACTGGCCTCGACTGGTTTACTTAAAGGTCATGAAGCCACTACGCATTGGTTCGGTAAGCAGATTTTAAAAGATCAGTTCGGTATCACCGCAGAAGATAAACGTTATGTTCAAAGCGGTAAGTATTGGACAAGTGCAGGAGTTTCTGCGGGAATCGATATGAGCCTCGGATTGATCAATGAAATCATGGGTGAAAAGTACACCCAAACCGTGATGCTTGACCTGGAGTACGATCCTCAACCACCGGTCAAAGGCGGCAGTGAGCATAACACGGATAAAGCGATAGTTGAAAGTGTACGCACCATGTATAACAGTGCTTTACAACCTTTGCTGCACCCAGAAACCGTTTCCGCAAAAGCTAAAATTGACAATGATAAAGACCCGGTTTGTGGAATGGCCCTGGCCGGTTATGCCGATACGGTTCATTACAAAGGAAAGATCATCGGCTTTTGTTCAGCACGTTGCAAAGCAGGTTTCCAGAGAAATCCGACCGCTTACGAAATTCATACAATTAAATAA
- a CDS encoding DJ-1/PfpI family protein encodes MKKICLLSLFISLSLIVNAQMTTPTFTKRLNVAVFVYPGVGLGDLQGPVDIFTKANGITKGQYHVYTVALKAGVVTTQGGTLKFTPDYTATDMPKPDILVIPGGTVGLADSMRHDQQVIGFIQQYRDKVDVLMSICTAAYFVGQTGAFDGHKVTTHFFQADDLQLQFPKSTVIRDVRFVDEGKLVTASGVTSGIDASLHLVARFSGERVEKMVEGAIQYTMHEQDKWPEALGGMKFDRARREKMGLLRPVNN; translated from the coding sequence ATGAAAAAGATATGCTTATTGAGCCTGTTCATCAGCCTCTCGCTGATCGTTAATGCACAGATGACTACTCCAACCTTTACCAAAAGATTGAATGTGGCGGTATTTGTTTACCCCGGCGTTGGGTTGGGCGACCTGCAAGGGCCGGTAGATATTTTTACCAAAGCCAATGGTATTACCAAAGGACAATACCATGTTTACACGGTTGCCCTTAAAGCAGGTGTGGTAACTACTCAGGGCGGCACACTGAAATTCACACCCGATTATACGGCAACTGATATGCCCAAACCGGATATTTTGGTGATCCCCGGCGGTACGGTCGGATTAGCGGATTCCATGCGGCACGATCAGCAGGTCATTGGATTTATTCAGCAATACCGCGATAAAGTAGATGTACTCATGTCTATCTGTACAGCGGCTTACTTTGTAGGGCAAACCGGCGCATTTGATGGTCACAAAGTGACTACCCATTTTTTCCAGGCCGATGACTTGCAGCTACAATTCCCTAAATCAACCGTTATCAGGGATGTGCGCTTTGTGGATGAAGGCAAATTGGTTACCGCATCTGGCGTAACCTCCGGAATTGATGCATCGCTGCACCTGGTCGCCCGCTTTAGCGGTGAACGTGTCGAAAAAATGGTCGAAGGCGCGATCCAATATACCATGCACGAACAGGATAAATGGCCCGAAGCATTGGGCGGAATGAAATTCGACCGCGCCAGGCGTGAAAAAATGGGATTGCTCAGGCCGGTAAACAACTAA
- a CDS encoding MbnP family protein encodes MKKLITLLMLAITGLTVSAKPNPGDPKKAAKTGTVAVHFKNVMDGKALKLNDSLSLYQNANGDDLKITTFKYYISNVSLIAKNGDKIAIPDSYFLVNAADSTTLNQQITNIPEGKYTGITFTIGVDSLRNFAGAQTGVLDPAKGMFWSWNSGYIFVKLEGESPKSTAKKNRLTFHIGGAKAPNNTIRTFTQKLPKTLKINDGKLPELELIANAGALFQGKTTVDFAKLNFTMGGPNSVVVADNYADGLFKITKVKN; translated from the coding sequence ATGAAAAAATTAATCACCCTGCTAATGCTGGCAATCACCGGCTTAACGGTAAGTGCTAAACCAAACCCCGGTGACCCTAAAAAGGCTGCTAAAACTGGTACAGTTGCGGTTCATTTCAAAAACGTAATGGACGGCAAAGCCCTGAAATTGAATGACAGTTTATCGCTGTATCAAAACGCTAATGGTGATGATCTTAAGATCACCACGTTTAAATACTATATCAGCAACGTTAGCCTCATCGCAAAGAATGGCGATAAGATAGCGATACCTGATTCTTATTTTTTGGTGAACGCGGCGGATTCCACTACGCTAAACCAGCAGATCACCAATATTCCCGAAGGAAAATACACGGGCATCACGTTTACTATTGGCGTGGACAGCTTGCGTAATTTCGCTGGTGCGCAAACCGGTGTACTTGACCCGGCCAAAGGGATGTTCTGGAGCTGGAACAGCGGATACATCTTTGTAAAACTGGAGGGGGAATCTCCGAAATCTACGGCTAAGAAGAATCGCTTGACCTTTCATATCGGTGGTGCCAAAGCCCCCAACAATACGATCCGCACCTTTACACAAAAGCTTCCGAAGACCTTAAAGATCAATGACGGCAAACTACCGGAACTTGAACTGATCGCTAATGCAGGCGCTTTGTTCCAGGGTAAAACTACCGTAGATTTTGCCAAACTGAACTTCACGATGGGCGGGCCAAATTCAGTTGTCGTTGCGGATAATTACGCGGATGGGCTTTTTAAGATCACCAAAGTAAAGAACTGA
- a CDS encoding carboxypeptidase-like regulatory domain-containing protein, translated as MKTTLKLLTIILSFFTVTSFAQSAKVQGVVTTTSGEAIVKTTVKLLNTNYGDITDNQGRYSINNLAGGNYTISISAVGYASQLKSFELKKGQVLTLDFRLTESSSQLNEVTVSSEKRQEAIQKIPAAITSLDAKQIKEYRLWDITNLTAIAPNLFVVEHGNSTSSNFFNIRGVMGFSNEQAVATYVDGVYQFDYFSAPPLFNDVQSIEILRGPQGTLYGRNAYGGGGEHHH; from the coding sequence ATGAAAACAACTTTAAAACTACTTACGATCATATTAAGCTTCTTTACTGTCACTTCATTTGCACAATCAGCAAAAGTACAGGGTGTTGTTACAACCACCAGCGGAGAAGCCATTGTTAAAACAACGGTTAAATTATTGAATACCAATTATGGCGATATAACAGACAACCAGGGTAGATATAGCATCAACAATTTAGCGGGTGGAAATTATACCATCAGTATTTCAGCAGTAGGGTATGCTTCGCAATTAAAATCCTTTGAACTGAAAAAAGGGCAAGTGCTGACCCTCGATTTTAGGCTGACTGAAAGCAGCAGTCAATTAAATGAGGTGACAGTATCCTCAGAAAAGCGCCAGGAGGCTATCCAGAAAATACCGGCCGCGATCACTTCTTTAGATGCCAAACAGATCAAGGAGTACCGTTTATGGGATATTACGAACCTGACGGCAATCGCACCGAATTTATTTGTGGTGGAGCACGGTAACAGCACCAGTTCCAATTTCTTCAACATTCGCGGAGTGATGGGCTTTTCCAATGAGCAGGCCGTCGCTACTTATGTGGATGGTGTTTACCAGTTTGATTATTTTTCTGCCCCGCCCTTGTTCAACGATGTACAAAGCATCGAGATCCTGCGCGGGCCGCAGGGAACCTTATATGGTCGTAACGCCTATGGGGGGGGTGGTGAACATCACCACTAA
- a CDS encoding TonB-dependent receptor: protein MVVTPMGGVVNITTKQPGNTPSGYAEMTFGNYGQQRYTVSLSEPLIKDKLFASGSFTYNHRGSIYYNEFTKSGFDRREDYSGNFNLRYLPSAQWSLALNVKTENDNDKGSFPWVGSIDDVFSKPYQVNTNNTNVERRNNFNTSLAANYYGKDFNFTSVSSYINWHEYYEGRGVDYDFSPLDALSTAPDQRQHIFAQEIRLSSPSASASKLKWVAGAYGFTQNLHMITPTFYGPDYVQFDPTSGAPFTTIGNSHGNNKGYAFFGQATYSLTKQLDFTAGIRYDHENRGLSQYTDYQKDPAPATLLTPNADYRASFNAVTPKFVLSYKIQDNMLLYGSYARGFRAGGLNTNATDPAQVPYQPEHSDNYEIGWKNMLFNNKLKFNLTAFYLEQHNQQISTAMDGINALILNVGEMHNKGLELEVTALPVKGLQIDWNASYSHARYASLLLYSAEAKAVVNYKGDQPINTPPVSSMLAAQYTYDLAGSKQKLAAFVRGEYRYLDKYYFDFVNGLSQPAYSLFNAKAGISSKNFELNFWARNITDKKYVAYGSFGTFLLGSPKTYGTTLIAKF, encoded by the coding sequence ATGGTCGTAACGCCTATGGGGGGGGTGGTGAACATCACCACTAAGCAACCTGGCAACACGCCGTCCGGTTATGCAGAAATGACTTTCGGTAATTACGGACAGCAGCGTTATACGGTCAGCCTTTCAGAACCTCTAATAAAAGATAAACTGTTTGCCAGCGGTTCATTTACCTATAACCACCGTGGCTCAATTTACTATAATGAATTCACCAAAAGCGGTTTCGACCGCAGAGAGGATTACTCCGGTAACTTTAATTTACGCTATCTGCCATCAGCCCAATGGTCGCTCGCGCTAAACGTGAAAACCGAGAATGACAATGACAAAGGTAGTTTTCCCTGGGTAGGATCAATTGATGATGTCTTTTCCAAACCTTACCAGGTGAACACCAACAATACTAATGTAGAACGCCGGAACAACTTCAACACCTCGCTGGCCGCCAATTACTATGGCAAGGATTTTAACTTTACTTCCGTATCATCCTATATCAACTGGCATGAATATTACGAAGGAAGAGGCGTAGATTATGATTTCAGTCCTTTAGACGCTTTGAGTACCGCCCCTGATCAGCGCCAACATATCTTCGCACAGGAGATCCGTCTTTCTTCACCGTCCGCAAGTGCAAGCAAGTTAAAATGGGTAGCCGGGGCTTATGGGTTTACGCAAAATCTGCACATGATCACGCCGACATTTTATGGACCGGATTACGTGCAATTTGACCCGACTTCCGGTGCGCCATTTACCACCATCGGCAACAGTCACGGCAACAATAAAGGCTATGCATTCTTCGGGCAGGCTACCTATTCGCTAACTAAACAATTAGACTTCACCGCAGGCATACGTTACGATCACGAAAATCGTGGACTTAGCCAATATACCGATTATCAGAAAGATCCTGCCCCTGCAACCTTGTTAACCCCGAACGCAGATTACAGGGCTAGCTTTAACGCGGTCACCCCCAAATTCGTGTTGAGCTATAAGATACAGGATAACATGCTGCTTTACGGTTCGTATGCAAGGGGCTTCCGTGCAGGAGGATTAAATACCAATGCGACCGATCCTGCGCAAGTGCCTTACCAGCCGGAACATTCGGATAATTACGAGATCGGCTGGAAAAACATGCTGTTTAACAACAAGCTGAAATTCAATCTGACCGCATTTTATCTCGAACAGCATAACCAGCAGATCAGTACCGCCATGGACGGTATTAACGCCTTGATCCTGAATGTTGGTGAAATGCACAATAAAGGTTTGGAACTGGAAGTAACGGCCCTGCCCGTAAAAGGCCTGCAAATTGACTGGAACGCCAGCTATTCCCATGCACGTTATGCTTCGCTGTTGTTGTATAGCGCAGAGGCCAAGGCTGTAGTGAATTACAAAGGCGACCAGCCTATTAATACACCGCCAGTCAGTTCCATGCTGGCTGCCCAATACACGTATGATCTTGCGGGTAGCAAACAGAAATTAGCCGCATTCGTCCGGGGTGAATATCGTTATTTAGACAAGTACTACTTTGATTTTGTGAATGGCTTAAGCCAGCCAGCTTATAGTTTGTTCAACGCTAAAGCAGGTATCAGCAGTAAGAACTTTGAACTGAACTTCTGGGCGCGGAATATTACTGATAAAAAGTACGTCGCTTACGGCTCATTCGGTACTTTCCTTTTGGGAAGCCCGAAAACTTACGGAACGACTTTAATAGCGAAATTTTAA